Below is a window of Candidatus Latescibacter sp. DNA.
TTCATGACCGGGGAGATGAAGCTCGATCCCGATGATCTGTATGTCAGTATCTATTCCACCGATGACGAGGCATATGCCATCTGGCACAAAACCATCGGTGTTCCGGACAAGCGAATTCTCCGGTTCGGGAATATCGAGAAGGGGGACGAAGAGAATTTCTGGAGCATGGGGCCGACCGGTCCCTGCGGTCCCTGTTCCGAGATTTACATAGACAGGGGCAGTCAGTACGGCCCCGACGATCCCTATGAATCGCTGGCGATCAACGCTCCGCGTTTTCTCGAGCTCTGGAACCTGGTATTCATGCAGCACAACCGGGACGAAACCGGGGAGATGAATCCGCTCCCCAAGCCTTCCATAGATACCGGTCTCGGGTTGGAGCGCATGGCCATGATCAAGCAGAAGCGGGAGAATATATTCGAAACCGACATACTCGGCAGGCTGGTGAACCGGGTGGAGGAATTCACCGGAAAGACGTACGATGAGAAAACCGGCATGCCTTTCCGGGTCGCCGCCGACCATGTTCGCACGCTTACTTTCGCCATAGCCGACGGCGCCTTGCCTTCCAACGAGGGGAGAGGCTATGTTCTCCGGCGTATATTACGGAGGGGGTCGCGTTATCTGCGGGAGCTTGGCGTCCATGAGCCGCTTCTTTACCGGCTGGTGAGCGATGTGGTGGATCAGATGAGCGGCGCTTACCCGGAAATCAGCGACCATGCAGAATACATTTCCCTGGTTATAAAAGGCGAGGAGGAACGTTTCCTCAAAACCCTCGATCAGGGAATCGATCTCTTTGACCGTCTGGTGAAAGAGGTCGCTGCCAACGGCGAACTGGTCATCGGCGGCGATGACGCATTCCGGCTCTATGATACCTATGGATTCCCGGTGGATCTTACCCGTATCATGGCCGAAGAAAAGAACATGACAGTGGATATGACGGGTTTTGAAAAAGCCATGGAAGCTCAGCGAATCCGCGCCCGCGAGGCGTCATCGTTTGCCGCTGTCCGCGAGGAAGGCGGCCCCTGGACGGAAACCGGAAATCTTGATACGGATAGCAGTCTGTTTGTCGGATACGAGTTGGATGCCGCTCTGGCAGTTCTCGTCCGTTACCGTGAGGAGGAAGGCCGGTTCGAGCTGGTTTTCGACCGCACCCCGTTCTATGCCCTGTCAGGCGGCCAGGCGAGCGATACCGGTGCGATCACTCCCTATGATGATTCGTTCACGCTTGTGGTGAAGGATGTCCGTGATTATTCGGGAGTCGGGCGGGTTCATCTATGTGAGACCGGAAGGGGGGCTGTTTCCCTGGAAAAACTTGCCGCCCATCCCGCCAGGCTGGCAATCGACGCCGACAAACGCCGCAGCACCGAGCGCAACCATTCGGCAACCCACCTTCTTCAGTCCGGGCTGCGACGGGTGCTCGGTTCTCATGTCCGACAGTCCGGTTCGGCGGTGGATTCCGAGAGGCTGCGTTTCGATTTCAATCACTTCTCCGCGGTGTCACCCGAAGAGATCGAGGCGGTGGAGGAGTTTGTGAACCGTTCGATTATGGAGGATTACCCGGTCGCCGTGATTCAGACCACACTGGATGAGGCCCGCTCCTTCGGCGCCATGAGCCTCTTCGAGGAGAAGTACGGCGATGTGGTGCGTCTCCTCAAAATGGATGAAATATCCCTTGAGCTGTGCGGGGGAACCCATGTGACCAGAACCGGCCGTATCGGTCCCTTCCGCATCGTTTCCGAATCATCGGTTGCGGCTGGAATACGGCGCATAGAAGCCGTCACCGGCACGCGGACCTGGCAGCTCATTCACAGGGAACATGTCCTTGCCCGCGATCTCTCAAGGATGCTCAATGCTTCGCCAGATGAAGTCGGCGAAAGGGTGGAGGCTCTATCTATCAAAGTCCGGGAATTGGAAAAACAGGTGAAACGAATTAAATCCGGCGGCGGTTTCGGCGGCGGCCCCGATATTCTTTCCGGCGCGGTCGAGGTCAAAGGGATAAAAGTAGCCGCGGGCAAAGTGGAAGCGGATGATGTGGAAGAGCTCAAAACCATG
It encodes the following:
- the alaS gene encoding alanine--tRNA ligase; the protein is MTSNEIRERFLSFFERKGHTRVSSSPVIPWGDPTLMFTNAGMNQFKDVFLGREKRDYVRAATCQRCIRAGGKHNDLDEVGRTTRHGTFLEMLGNFSFGDYFKEGALGFAWEFMTGEMKLDPDDLYVSIYSTDDEAYAIWHKTIGVPDKRILRFGNIEKGDEENFWSMGPTGPCGPCSEIYIDRGSQYGPDDPYESLAINAPRFLELWNLVFMQHNRDETGEMNPLPKPSIDTGLGLERMAMIKQKRENIFETDILGRLVNRVEEFTGKTYDEKTGMPFRVAADHVRTLTFAIADGALPSNEGRGYVLRRILRRGSRYLRELGVHEPLLYRLVSDVVDQMSGAYPEISDHAEYISLVIKGEEERFLKTLDQGIDLFDRLVKEVAANGELVIGGDDAFRLYDTYGFPVDLTRIMAEEKNMTVDMTGFEKAMEAQRIRAREASSFAAVREEGGPWTETGNLDTDSSLFVGYELDAALAVLVRYREEEGRFELVFDRTPFYALSGGQASDTGAITPYDDSFTLVVKDVRDYSGVGRVHLCETGRGAVSLEKLAAHPARLAIDADKRRSTERNHSATHLLQSGLRRVLGSHVRQSGSAVDSERLRFDFNHFSAVSPEEIEAVEEFVNRSIMEDYPVAVIQTTLDEARSFGAMSLFEEKYGDVVRLLKMDEISLELCGGTHVTRTGRIGPFRIVSESSVAAGIRRIEAVTGTRTWQLIHREHVLARDLSRMLNASPDEVGERVEALSIKVRELEKQVKRIKSGGGFGGGPDILSGAVEVKGIKVAAGKVEADDVEELKTMADTVREKIGSGVGILGAEIGGKVSVVVVVTDDIIRSRGLKAGDIVRRVAEKVGGSGGGRPHMAMAGVKDPEKLAEALASAPSIVGELAKE